One window of Lytechinus variegatus isolate NC3 chromosome 2, Lvar_3.0, whole genome shotgun sequence genomic DNA carries:
- the LOC121406807 gene encoding uncharacterized protein LOC121406807, which produces MAATQFGSIIHEILNMLSSYTSMINSDIGKCCHCMNDINESDTYVTCECCNNHFHVTCEGYLNNDKLADQKLVWICPCCGHSNIGNRIFDRVCIPSHYNRYESLMSADVDDDNDNENMEIFKETRRKRRAKKRYVKVKKSTVFAEQCSRCENGVTDNLSHFKDQNLLNEELDDWVKVECKRTKLMARKTEGRTHSDEENEQDKRKRRSVNGVLLEPGVTYIGKAFKRFYGSRERKIKEQKEECKVTQKMENKEIDVNVQSYVETLLNIYACSVKSPCSMKFYNEANEVIETMQNQSYAHVTSCLSSLSKAGLTKHLNPKTCVVVEKMQDLRRYRVHAGGRRGRGQRRNMKGQFTKVNQRDDNCSDVSKIPKKEVRTQSNKDMIENNANCKEVPVAHPLNSFGKSITVGKVEEELTNRNVDHHLYIHSNEGACATDEICKHMSSKETMNIPDRVSQVELQIDLEENESDSDIDIDTPIKRNRGRNCIESDSDTNVDDDIILISSFESERSCQGIDTQHKHKRLTR; this is translated from the exons atggctgCCACTCAATTCGGCTCAATTATTCATGAGATTCTAAACATGCTTTCCAGTTACACATCAATGATCAACTCAGATATTGGTAAATGTTGTCATTGCATGAATGACATCAATGAAAGTGACACTTATGTAACATGTGAATGTTGCAACAACCATTTTCATGTGACTTGTGAGGGATACTTGAACAATGACAAACTTGCTGACCAGAAATTGGTTTGGATTTGCCCATGCTGTGGCCATAGCAACATTGGTAATCGAATATTTGACAGAGTATGTATTCCATCTCATTATAACAGATATGAGTCTCTCATGTCGgcagatgttgatgatgacaatgacaatgagaACATGGAAATCTTCAAAGAGACAAGACGAAAAAGGAGAGCAAAGAAGAGGTATGTTAAAGTAAAAAAGAGCACAGTGTTTGCAGAGCAATGCAGCAGATGTGAAAATGGTGTAACAGACAATCTGTCTCATTTCAAAGATCAAAACTTACTCAATGAAGAACTTGATGATTGGGTAAAAGTggaatgcaaaagaacaaaattgaTGGCAAGAAAAACAGAAGGAAGAACACATTCAGATGAAGAAAACGAAcaggacaaaagaaagagaagatcAGTTAATGGTGTATTGTTAGAACCAGGTGTAACCTACATTGGCAAAGCATTCAAGAGATTTTATGGTAGtcgtgaaagaaaaatcaaagaacagaAAGAAGAGTGTAAGGTGAcccagaaaatggaaaataaagaaatagatgTCAATGTGCAATCCTACGTAGAAactttattgaatatttatgctTGTAGTGTGAAATCTCCATGTTCCATGAAGTTTTACAATGAAGCCAATGAGGTAATTGAAACAATGCAAAACCAATCTTATGCTCATGTAACAAGTTGTTTGTCTTCATTGTCAAAAGCAGGTTTGACTAAGCACTTGAACCCGAAGACGTGTGTTGTTGTGGAAAAGATGCAGGATTTGAGACGATACAGAGTTCATGCAGGTGGTAGAAGAGGAAGAGGTCAAAGAAGGAACATGAAAGGTCAGTTCACGAAAGTGAATCAAAGAGATGATAATTGCTCTGATGTTTCAAAGATTCCAAAGAAAGAGGTCAGAACACAATCTAACAAAGATATGATtgagaataatgcaaattgtaagGAAGTCCCAGTGGCTCATCCGTTGAACAGTTTTGGTAAATCAATTACAGTAGGCAAAGTTGAAGAAGAGTTGACAAACAGAAATGTAGATCACCATCTATACATACATTCTAATGAGGGTGCATGTGCAACAGATGAAATTTGTAAACATATGTCTAGTAAAGAAACCATGAACATTCCAGATAGAGTAAGCCAAGTTGAATTACAGATCGATCTTGAAGAAAATGAGAGTGATAGTGATATCGACATTGACACACCTATCAAACGCAATCGTGGGAGAAATTGCATAGAATCTGATTCAGACacaaatgttgatgatgacatcATACTGATCAGTTCATTTGAAAGTGAAAGGTCATGTCAGGGTATAGATACACAGCAT AAACACAAGAGGCTTACTCGTTGA